TCCTCGCTGCTCGCCCCGAACGTCATGGCCGTCACCGCCTCGGCGATGAGGTCGCCGGCGCGCGGTCCGATGATGTGGACGCCGAGGACGCGGTCCGTGGTGGCGTCAGCCAGCACCTTGACGCGCCCCTGCGTGTGGCCGAGGGCGCGGGCGCGCCCGTTGGCCGAGAAGGGGAACACGCCCTTGCGGTAAGCCACGCCGCCGTCACGCAGTTGCTCCTCCGTCTGGCCGACGGTCGCGATCTCGGGTTCGGTGTACGCCACGCCCGGCACGAGCCCGTAATGAACCTCGCTCGGGGTGCCGGCGAGGCGCTCCATGAGGGCGACGCCGTCCTCCTCCGCCTTGTGCGCGAGCATGGGCCCGTGGATGAGGTCGCCAATGGCGTACACCCCCGGCACGTTGGTGCGGAAGCCGGCGTCGACCGCCACCCGACCGCGCTCGTCAAGGGCGACGCCCACCGCGTCGAGTCCGAGCGAGCCCACGGCGGGGCGTCGACCGACCGCGACGAGCACCTTGCTGGCTACGAGCGCTTCGCGGCCTTCCACGGCCACGCTCGCCCGGCGCTTGGCGCCCTTGCCCGTGACCGTGACGCCCGTCACGCGCGCCCCGAGCTCGAACGCGAGCCCCTGCTGCTTGAAGACGCGCAGCGCCTCGCGCGCCACCTCCGCGTCCATGCCGGGGAGGATGCGGTCGAGGTACTCGAGCACCGTCACCTTGGCCCCTAGCCGCGACCAGACCGAGCCGAGCTCCAGCCCGATGTAACCGGCGCCGATGACCACCAGGCTGTCGGGCACCGCCTCCCACTCGAGCGCCTCGGTGCTGCTGACGACGACGTCGCCGTCGAGCGTCACCCCCGGCAGGGTCGCGACCTCGGAACCGGCGGCCAGCACGACGTGCTCGGCCGCGATGTCCGTGAC
This Trueperaceae bacterium DNA region includes the following protein-coding sequences:
- the lpdA gene encoding dihydrolipoyl dehydrogenase; the protein is MATEAQHDVVIIGAGPGGYVAAIRGAQLGFDVAVVEREETLGGTCLRVGCIPSKALLESSFRYEEAKGSLAEHGVVVEGVRADVAAMQARRAKVVKQNTDGVEYLFKKNKITRYRGEGRLTGDRVVTVTGPDGVTDIAAEHVVLAAGSEVATLPGVTLDGDVVVSSTEALEWEAVPDSLVVIGAGYIGLELGSVWSRLGAKVTVLEYLDRILPGMDAEVAREALRVFKQQGLAFELGARVTGVTVTGKGAKRRASVAVEGREALVASKVLVAVGRRPAVGSLGLDAVGVALDERGRVAVDAGFRTNVPGVYAIGDLIHGPMLAHKAEEDGVALMERLAGTPSEVHYGLVPGVAYTEPEIATVGQTEEQLRDGGVAYRKGVFPFSANGRARALGHTQGRVKVLADATTDRVLGVHIIGPRAGDLIAEAVTAMTFGASSEDVARTIHAHPTLAEVVKEAALAVDGRALHI